The region AAATCATATTTGAATATGCAGAATATTGTGAGTGCAGCTAACTTGACCGGTTGTGATGCTATTCACCCTGGTTACGGATTTTTATCTGAAAATGCAGAATTTGCGCAACTTTGTGCAGACTGTCAAATTAATTTCATTGGGCCAAGTCCTGAAGTTATTGAGTTAATGGGCAATAAGTCTAAGGCTCGTTCAACTATGAAAGATGCTGGTGTTCCAGTGATCCCAGGAAGTGACGGAATGCTATCTGGGTTAGAGGAAGCAAAGCAAGTTGCCTCTAAAATTGGCTATCCCGTTATGTTAAAAGCTGCTGATGGTGGCGGTGGTAAGGGAATTCGCCGGATTCAGTCCGAAATGGAACTAGAGAAAGCCTTTGTTGATGCAAAGCGTGAAGCTCAGACTTCCTTTGGTAATGCTGATTTATATCTCGAAAAAATTATTGAAGACGCTAAACATATTGAAATGCAGGTAATGGCCGATAAGCACGGAAACGCGATTTATTTACCCGAACGTGATTGCTCATTACAACGATCAAATCAAAAGTTAGTGGAAGAGTCCCCTTGTGTCTTGGTAAATGAGGATGAACGAAGTCAAATGGGAAAGACCGTTATTCAGGCGGTCCATCATTTAAATTATTATAATACTGGTACTTTTGAATTCTTAATGGATAGTGATCATAATTTTTATTTCATGGAAATGAATACTCGCCTACAAGTTGAGCATACAGTAACCGAAGAAGTAACGGGATTAGAATTGATTAAAATGCAAATTCAAGTAGCAAATGGGGATCAACTGGAAGTTACCCAAGATCAAGTAAAGATCGATGGTCACGCAATTGAAGTGCGAATTAACGCGGAAAACCCAGCACAGAATTTTCAACCTTCTCCTGGAATATTAGAAGACCTATTTCTGCCAATCGGAACACTGGGCGTGCGAATTGATTCGGGGGTTAAAAGTAACAGCATCATTCCTCCCTTTTATGATTCAATGATTGCAAAATGCATTGTGCATATGCCATCAAGAAAGCGAGCAACAACGAAAATGGCGCGCCTACTAACAGAGTTAAGTGTAGCAGGAGTTAAAACCAATCAATTTTTCTTACACGATTTAATAGAGGATGCTAAGTTTGAAACGGCGGACTTTAATACTAAGTACGTTGAAGATCATTTTTTGAAGGAGTGGCAAGCAAATGCAAAATAAATTTACAATTCCAACTGCAATGCAAATTAAACAACGTTTAGAAGCCATTCCTTCAGGGATTTGGCAGGAATGCCCTAACTGTCACTCGCGAGTTTATTTTAGAAAACTAAAAAGTTCGCGAGTGTGTCCGGAATGTGGTTATGGATTTAGGATTGGTGCATGGCGCCGTGTTAAGTTAACGTTTGATAAATTTCACGAATGGGATGCGGATTTGGCAACTGATATGACGGGCATCGATGAACGTTATTCACAAAAATTGACATCTGCTAAAAAGAAAACTCG is a window of Pediococcus claussenii ATCC BAA-344 DNA encoding:
- the accC gene encoding acetyl-CoA carboxylase biotin carboxylase subunit, translated to MFKKVLVANRGEIAVQIIRALHEMKIEAVAVYSVADEDSLFVQMADEAICIGDAQPQKSYLNMQNIVSAANLTGCDAIHPGYGFLSENAEFAQLCADCQINFIGPSPEVIELMGNKSKARSTMKDAGVPVIPGSDGMLSGLEEAKQVASKIGYPVMLKAADGGGGKGIRRIQSEMELEKAFVDAKREAQTSFGNADLYLEKIIEDAKHIEMQVMADKHGNAIYLPERDCSLQRSNQKLVEESPCVLVNEDERSQMGKTVIQAVHHLNYYNTGTFEFLMDSDHNFYFMEMNTRLQVEHTVTEEVTGLELIKMQIQVANGDQLEVTQDQVKIDGHAIEVRINAENPAQNFQPSPGILEDLFLPIGTLGVRIDSGVKSNSIIPPFYDSMIAKCIVHMPSRKRATTKMARLLTELSVAGVKTNQFFLHDLIEDAKFETADFNTKYVEDHFLKEWQANAK